The Paenibacillus sophorae genome has a segment encoding these proteins:
- the ligA gene encoding NAD-dependent DNA ligase LigA: MDAMHTMEELVAELNKYNYHYYTLDAPLISDKEYDALYDKLASLEAESGFILPDSPTQRVGGDLLKGFVPHRHLAPLWSLDKAQNIEQLRSWNARVLRLVNDYNSKNPEQPLPEPRYAVELKFDGLTLNLTYRDGRLVQASTRGNGVTGEGILAQVKTIKSVPLTIPFKEGVIEVQGEGIMNLSVLADYNKKAAEPLKNARNGAAGALRNLNPKLTAERRLNAFFYNVGYSEGVEFHDHQEMMQFLRDNQFKVNPYLAYFDNFDEVSEQLAEIEEGRSKLDYLIDGVVIKITDFRIREVLGYTDKFPRWAVAYKFEAEETTTILESVIWNVGRTGKVTPLARVEPVELAGVTVQNCTLNNIGDIERKNLKHALGTRVFIRRSNDVIPEILGKVTEEKDGGEIIYPEQCPACGSPLEIRGAHLFCNNKLNCKPQIVARITHYSSRDAMDIETFSDKTAGQLYEELNVREPADLYELTLEQLVKLERFGEKKATNLLQALEESKGRELASFLYALGIPNTGKATTRMLADHFRDLNAVMTASAEELSALPDIGGIVAESIVSFFADPFVVNGIRRLLDLGVQAQAPEAPAPVASDSFFSGKTVVLTGSLQQLTREEAAERLEALGAKVTGSVSKKTDLVIAGEKAGSKLAKAQQLGIPVIDDETELIRLLDGGAPS, encoded by the coding sequence ATGGATGCAATGCATACGATGGAAGAGCTTGTGGCGGAGCTGAATAAATATAACTATCATTACTATACGCTGGATGCGCCGCTCATCAGCGACAAGGAATACGACGCCCTGTACGACAAGCTCGCCTCCCTTGAGGCGGAGAGCGGCTTCATACTGCCCGATTCGCCGACCCAGCGCGTCGGCGGCGACCTGCTGAAGGGCTTTGTCCCGCACCGGCACCTCGCACCGCTGTGGAGCCTCGACAAAGCGCAGAATATTGAACAGCTCCGCAGTTGGAACGCCCGGGTTCTTCGGCTGGTAAATGACTATAACAGCAAGAATCCCGAGCAGCCTCTTCCGGAGCCCCGCTATGCCGTGGAGCTGAAATTCGACGGTCTGACGCTGAACCTGACTTACCGTGACGGGAGGCTGGTTCAGGCTTCCACGCGGGGCAACGGCGTTACGGGCGAAGGTATTCTGGCGCAGGTAAAGACGATCAAATCCGTTCCGCTGACGATACCGTTCAAGGAAGGCGTCATTGAGGTGCAGGGCGAGGGCATCATGAATTTGTCGGTGCTCGCGGACTACAACAAGAAGGCGGCAGAACCGCTGAAGAATGCGCGCAACGGCGCGGCCGGAGCACTGCGCAACCTGAATCCGAAGCTGACGGCGGAGCGGAGACTGAATGCCTTTTTCTACAATGTCGGCTACTCGGAAGGCGTAGAATTCCATGACCACCAGGAAATGATGCAGTTCTTACGCGACAATCAGTTCAAGGTCAATCCTTATCTGGCCTACTTCGACAACTTCGACGAAGTGTCGGAGCAGTTGGCCGAAATTGAGGAGGGCCGCTCCAAGCTGGACTACCTGATCGACGGCGTGGTCATCAAAATTACCGATTTCCGTATTCGCGAAGTGCTCGGTTATACGGACAAGTTCCCCCGCTGGGCGGTCGCCTACAAGTTCGAAGCGGAGGAGACGACCACCATTCTGGAATCGGTCATCTGGAATGTGGGCCGGACCGGCAAAGTGACGCCACTGGCCCGGGTCGAGCCGGTAGAGCTGGCCGGTGTTACCGTTCAGAACTGTACGCTTAACAATATCGGCGACATTGAGCGGAAGAATCTGAAGCATGCGCTCGGGACGCGTGTCTTCATCCGCCGTTCCAATGACGTCATACCGGAAATTCTAGGGAAGGTGACCGAAGAGAAGGACGGCGGGGAGATCATTTATCCCGAGCAATGCCCGGCTTGCGGTTCACCGCTGGAAATACGGGGAGCGCATCTGTTCTGCAACAATAAGCTGAACTGCAAGCCGCAGATCGTTGCGCGGATTACCCATTATTCCTCCAGGGACGCGATGGACATCGAAACCTTCAGCGACAAGACGGCGGGGCAGCTGTACGAGGAGCTTAACGTCCGCGAGCCCGCGGATCTCTATGAGCTGACGCTGGAGCAGCTGGTGAAGCTGGAGAGGTTCGGCGAGAAAAAGGCTACCAATCTTCTTCAGGCGCTCGAAGAGAGCAAGGGGCGGGAACTTGCATCCTTCCTGTACGCGCTGGGCATCCCGAATACTGGCAAGGCGACGACCAGGATGCTGGCCGACCATTTCCGCGATCTGAACGCCGTTATGACGGCGAGCGCGGAGGAGCTCTCGGCGCTGCCCGATATCGGCGGCATTGTGGCTGAGAGCATCGTTTCCTTTTTTGCCGATCCGTTCGTCGTTAATGGCATCCGCCGCCTGCTTGATTTGGGCGTTCAGGCCCAGGCGCCGGAAGCGCCGGCTCCGGTCGCAAGCGATTCCTTCTTCAGCGGCAAAACAGTGGTGCTTACCGGATCGCTGCAGCAGTTGACCCGTGAGGAAGCGGCGGAGAGACTGGAAGCGCTGGGCGCCAAAGTGACCGGCAGTGTCTCGAAGAAGACCGATCTTGTCATTGCCGGAGAGAAAGCCGGCAGCAAGCTGGCCAAAGCGCAGCAGCTCGGAATTCCGGTCATCGACGATGAGACCGAGCTGATCCGGCTGCTGGATGGCGGAGCGCCGTCCTGA
- the pcrA gene encoding DNA helicase PcrA, translating into MQSVNIQDAVSRLNPPQRQAVEATDGPLLIMAGAGSGKTRVLTHRIAWLIANRKAPPWAILAITFTNKAAREMQERVSKLVGPEGRDIWVSTFHSMCVRILRKDIERIGFTSNFSILDSTDQLSVIRACMKELNIDTKKFEPKAVQSMISTAKNELVTPAQYEMKIGDYFEGLVAKIYTMYQKKLKSNNSLDFDDLIMTTIQLFKEVPEVLDFYQRKFKYIHVDEYQDTNRAQYMLCRMLADSHHNICVVGDSDQSIYRWRGADITNILNFEEDYPEAKVILLEQNYRSTSNILNAANGVIALNTGRKPKKLWTDSEEGPKIKVYRADSEHDEGYFVSGEISKNVKKGKSYQDHAILYRTNAQSRVIEEILIKSDIPYQIVGGIKFYDRKEIKDLLAYLRLLSNPDDDISLTRVINVPKRGLGDTTVAKLADAAASRGVSIFRVLETVDDLGFAGRTRNGLVEFYDMILALHRMVEFLSVTELTEKVLEMSQYKLELQKENTIESRSRLENIDEFLSVTMEFEKNNEDKSLVSFLTDLALIADIDSMNDADEDRSDAVVLMTMHSAKGLEFSVVFIVGMEEGVFPHSRAFQDNDELEEERRLAYVGITRAEKQLFLSCARARTLFGRTTANPPSRFLDEIPEELKEDTVMTHDRFRRGSEAGGAYGGRGFGAGGRSNFGGGRGGAAASSPGAAAGYGGASASAAAGRSRVTVTSGGAAARPASGGASADFKAGDKVSHGKWGVGTIVAVKGSGNDMELQIAFPAPVGVKRLLAGFAPITKVE; encoded by the coding sequence ATGCAATCTGTTAACATACAAGATGCCGTAAGCCGGCTCAATCCTCCCCAGCGCCAGGCGGTCGAGGCGACCGACGGTCCGCTGCTTATCATGGCCGGAGCGGGGAGCGGCAAGACAAGGGTGCTGACCCACCGTATCGCCTGGCTGATTGCCAATCGAAAGGCTCCGCCTTGGGCGATTCTTGCCATTACATTCACGAACAAGGCGGCAAGAGAAATGCAGGAACGGGTGTCCAAGCTCGTAGGCCCGGAAGGCCGTGATATTTGGGTATCGACGTTCCACTCCATGTGCGTCCGGATCCTGCGGAAGGATATAGAACGGATCGGGTTTACATCCAATTTCTCGATTCTGGATTCTACGGACCAGCTTTCCGTTATCCGCGCTTGCATGAAGGAACTGAATATCGACACGAAGAAGTTCGAGCCGAAGGCGGTGCAGTCGATGATCAGCACAGCCAAGAACGAACTGGTGACGCCTGCTCAGTACGAGATGAAGATCGGGGATTATTTTGAAGGACTCGTTGCCAAAATATACACAATGTACCAAAAAAAGCTCAAAAGTAACAACTCGCTCGATTTCGACGATCTGATCATGACGACGATCCAGCTGTTCAAGGAAGTGCCTGAGGTGCTGGATTTCTACCAGCGGAAATTTAAGTACATTCATGTGGACGAATATCAGGATACGAACCGGGCGCAGTACATGCTCTGCCGCATGCTGGCTGACAGCCATCACAATATTTGCGTCGTGGGCGACAGCGACCAGTCGATCTACCGCTGGCGCGGCGCCGACATCACCAACATTCTCAACTTTGAGGAAGACTACCCGGAAGCCAAAGTCATTTTGCTAGAGCAGAACTACCGCTCGACCTCGAACATTCTGAACGCCGCCAACGGTGTTATCGCGCTGAATACCGGACGCAAGCCGAAGAAGCTGTGGACGGATTCGGAGGAAGGGCCGAAGATCAAGGTGTACCGGGCCGATTCCGAGCATGACGAGGGCTATTTTGTATCCGGAGAAATCAGCAAGAATGTGAAAAAAGGAAAGTCGTACCAGGATCATGCGATTCTGTACCGGACCAACGCGCAGTCGCGGGTGATAGAGGAAATTCTCATTAAATCGGATATTCCTTACCAAATTGTCGGGGGCATTAAGTTCTACGACCGCAAAGAAATCAAGGACCTGCTCGCTTACCTGCGGCTGCTGTCCAATCCCGACGACGATATCAGCCTGACCCGGGTGATCAATGTTCCCAAAAGAGGACTCGGCGACACGACGGTCGCCAAGCTTGCCGACGCGGCGGCATCCCGGGGCGTCTCCATCTTCCGCGTGCTGGAAACGGTGGACGACCTGGGATTTGCCGGACGGACGCGGAACGGGCTGGTCGAGTTCTACGACATGATTCTGGCGCTCCACCGGATGGTGGAATTTCTATCAGTGACGGAGCTGACGGAGAAGGTGCTGGAAATGTCGCAGTACAAGCTGGAACTGCAGAAGGAGAACACGATCGAATCACGCTCCCGCTTGGAGAATATCGACGAGTTCTTGTCGGTAACGATGGAGTTTGAGAAAAATAATGAGGACAAATCGCTCGTGTCCTTCCTGACTGATCTTGCCCTGATCGCCGACATCGACAGTATGAACGATGCGGACGAAGACCGCAGCGACGCTGTTGTGCTTATGACGATGCACAGCGCGAAGGGGCTGGAGTTTTCGGTCGTGTTCATCGTCGGCATGGAAGAAGGGGTATTCCCGCACAGCCGCGCCTTCCAGGACAATGATGAGCTGGAAGAAGAGCGGCGGCTGGCGTATGTGGGCATTACCCGCGCCGAGAAGCAGCTGTTCCTCTCCTGCGCGCGGGCGCGCACGCTGTTCGGGCGGACGACGGCCAACCCGCCGTCCCGCTTCCTGGACGAGATTCCGGAGGAACTCAAGGAAGACACCGTCATGACCCACGACCGCTTCCGCCGGGGCAGCGAGGCGGGAGGAGCCTATGGCGGCCGCGGCTTCGGCGCAGGCGGCCGCAGCAATTTCGGCGGCGGACGGGGCGGAGCCGCCGCCTCATCGCCGGGCGCCGCTGCAGGCTATGGCGGCGCTTCGGCGTCCGCGGCGGCGGGCCGCAGCCGCGTGACCGTGACCTCGGGCGGGGCTGCGGCCCGCCCGGCGAGTGGAGGAGCGTCCGCCGATTTCAAGGCGGGCGACAAGGTCTCGCACGGCAAATGGGGCGTCGGCACCATTGTCGCCGTGAAAGGCAGCGGCAACGACATGGAGCTGCAGATCGCTTTCCCTGCGCCGGTGGGCGTGAAACGGCTGCTTGCCGGATTTGCGCCGATCACCAAGGTGGAGTAA
- a CDS encoding heptaprenylglyceryl phosphate synthase — protein MTVVRQMIETWRHVFKLDPDRAISEEDLRAVCQSGTDAIMVGGSTGITYDNTARLMSGIQQYGVPCILEVSDLSAVVPGFDAYMIPMVLNASDPAWIIGHHRRAVERYGDFIPWELLLTEGYIVLNESSAVARLTGADTGLSADGAAAYAHIADKLMTLPIVYLEYSGSFGDVETMKAVREAVGHARLFYGGGVTGPDQAKLAASLADTVVVGNIIYTDIGRALSTVKAVKQTLLSSE, from the coding sequence ATGACTGTGGTACGACAAATGATTGAGACCTGGCGCCATGTATTCAAGCTGGACCCGGACCGCGCGATTAGCGAAGAAGACCTAAGGGCGGTTTGTCAGTCTGGAACGGATGCGATTATGGTAGGTGGCTCTACAGGCATCACCTATGACAATACCGCCCGCCTGATGTCCGGAATACAGCAGTACGGTGTACCGTGCATCTTGGAGGTATCCGATCTGTCCGCCGTCGTGCCCGGCTTTGACGCCTATATGATTCCGATGGTGCTGAATGCATCCGATCCGGCATGGATTATCGGCCACCACCGAAGAGCCGTCGAGCGCTACGGCGATTTTATCCCCTGGGAGCTGCTGCTGACCGAGGGTTATATTGTGCTGAACGAAAGTTCCGCCGTGGCCCGTCTGACCGGTGCGGACACGGGGTTGTCAGCAGACGGAGCGGCCGCTTATGCGCATATTGCCGATAAGCTCATGACGCTGCCCATCGTCTATCTGGAATACAGCGGCAGCTTTGGAGATGTGGAGACAATGAAAGCCGTGCGTGAAGCCGTAGGCCATGCGCGTCTCTTCTACGGCGGTGGAGTTACCGGACCGGATCAAGCGAAGCTTGCGGCCTCTCTTGCCGATACAGTCGTCGTGGGCAACATCATTTATACCGATATTGGGCGGGCCCTATCGACAGTCAAGGCGGTTAAACAGACGCTGCTATCTAGTGAATAA
- a CDS encoding undecaprenyl-phosphate glucose phosphotransferase, with the protein MIRRNQRFLTQLYMVADFIIIQAAFLFSWWLKFKSDWMPYENHMPVESYAYWSLIYGTIAVLIGILLTLYMPKRKKRFADEFLKIFQVHVMGIFILLGLMYFVREIDISRQYLTIYIGTIMLSTMLYRYVLKKMLKSFREKGFNRQFVLILGAGTLGRRIYDNLAQYPELGYEIIGFLDDYQSWDTLDSQRYKPILGKLDELPAMLETMLIDEVVLALPLDVHHKFPAIIATCEKAGVRTLIIPDFFDYLPARPYFDNFAGLPMINVRDIPLDMTANRMAKRLFDIIFSLFAIVVMGPIMLIVALGVKLTSPGPVIFRQERVGLNRRTFMMYKFRSMKMQRDNEEDTGWSTEHDPRRTRFGSFIRKTSLDELPQFFNVLMGHMSVVGPRPERPYYVEQFKGEIPKYMVKHHVRPGITGWAQSNGLRGDTSIEDRIKHDIFYIENWSLLFDIRIIFKTIRNGFINKNAY; encoded by the coding sequence ATGATCCGCCGCAATCAGCGGTTTTTGACACAGCTTTATATGGTCGCCGACTTTATTATCATTCAGGCTGCCTTTCTGTTCTCCTGGTGGCTCAAGTTCAAGAGTGACTGGATGCCTTACGAAAATCATATGCCGGTGGAATCGTATGCTTACTGGAGCTTGATTTATGGCACAATCGCCGTGCTGATCGGTATCCTGCTCACGCTGTATATGCCCAAACGGAAGAAGCGGTTTGCCGATGAGTTCCTGAAGATTTTCCAAGTGCATGTAATGGGTATCTTCATCCTGCTTGGCCTGATGTATTTTGTAAGAGAAATCGATATTTCCCGTCAGTATTTGACTATATATATCGGCACGATTATGCTCTCAACCATGCTGTACCGGTATGTGCTGAAGAAGATGCTGAAGTCTTTCCGGGAAAAAGGGTTCAACCGCCAGTTTGTGCTCATTCTCGGGGCGGGTACGCTGGGCAGAAGAATTTACGATAATCTCGCCCAGTACCCCGAGCTCGGTTATGAGATTATCGGGTTTCTGGATGATTACCAAAGTTGGGATACCCTCGACTCCCAGCGCTACAAGCCGATTCTCGGCAAGCTCGACGAGCTGCCGGCTATGCTGGAGACGATGCTGATCGACGAGGTGGTTCTCGCTCTGCCGCTCGATGTGCATCATAAGTTTCCCGCCATTATCGCGACCTGTGAAAAAGCCGGGGTCCGCACGCTGATCATTCCGGATTTCTTCGATTATCTGCCTGCGCGTCCGTACTTCGATAATTTTGCCGGGCTGCCGATGATCAATGTGCGCGACATCCCGCTGGACATGACGGCTAACCGGATGGCCAAGCGGTTGTTCGATATTATATTCTCGCTATTCGCCATTGTAGTGATGGGTCCAATTATGCTGATTGTGGCGCTTGGAGTGAAGCTGACTTCGCCGGGACCGGTGATTTTCCGGCAGGAGCGGGTGGGACTTAACCGCCGGACGTTCATGATGTACAAATTCCGCTCGATGAAAATGCAGCGGGACAACGAGGAGGATACGGGCTGGAGTACGGAGCATGATCCGCGCCGCACCCGGTTTGGGTCGTTTATCCGCAAGACGAGCCTAGATGAGCTTCCGCAGTTCTTCAACGTGCTGATGGGCCATATGAGCGTGGTCGGTCCACGTCCGGAACGCCCCTATTACGTGGAGCAGTTCAAGGGAGAAATTCCGAAATATATGGTCAAGCACCATGTGCGTCCCGGAATTACCGGCTGGGCGCAGAGCAACGGCCTGCGCGGCGACACCTCGATTGAGGACCGGATCAAGCATGATATTTTCTATATCGAGAACTGGTCGCTGCTATTTGATATCCGGATTATTTTCAAAACGATCCGCAACGGCTTCATCAATAAAAATGCATACTAA
- a CDS encoding glycosyltransferase family 2 protein, with the protein MDVSIIIVNYNTCRLTVDCLLSVYDSETQYTYEIIVIDNHSSDDLVEVIRERFPQVKLIANQENTGFARANNQGMEIASGRYVLLLNSDTVVQRNTLETMISLMDWRPELGASGCKVILPDGSLDKACKRGFPTPAASFYYAFGFSRLFPDNPRFNGYQLGYLDPDKEYEVDCLVGAFMLVRRETIEQVGGLDETFFMYGEDLDWCYRIKEAGWKIYYYPQAFIVHLKGGSARRRPPKIIYEFHRAMIVFHRKHYSKQYSFLVNGAVYVGVGVKLAAVLVRNALTLGRRKQVPVPSLSAAGEAGARSESNAEVRL; encoded by the coding sequence ATCGATGTCAGCATCATCATTGTAAATTACAATACGTGCCGCTTGACGGTAGACTGTCTGCTGTCGGTGTATGACTCGGAAACGCAGTATACCTATGAAATCATTGTGATCGACAACCATTCTTCTGACGACTTGGTAGAAGTCATCCGGGAGCGGTTCCCGCAAGTAAAGCTGATAGCCAACCAGGAGAATACCGGATTCGCGCGGGCTAATAACCAGGGGATGGAGATTGCCTCAGGACGCTATGTGCTGCTGCTGAATTCGGATACGGTGGTGCAGCGAAACACGCTGGAGACGATGATTTCCTTGATGGACTGGCGGCCGGAGCTCGGGGCTTCGGGCTGCAAGGTGATTTTGCCGGATGGAAGTCTGGATAAGGCATGCAAACGCGGATTTCCGACCCCAGCGGCCTCCTTCTATTATGCATTTGGATTCAGCAGACTGTTTCCCGACAACCCGCGGTTCAATGGATACCAATTGGGATATCTTGACCCTGACAAGGAATATGAGGTCGACTGTCTGGTCGGCGCGTTCATGCTGGTAAGGCGGGAGACGATCGAGCAGGTCGGCGGATTGGATGAGACCTTTTTTATGTATGGCGAAGATCTCGATTGGTGTTACCGGATCAAGGAAGCGGGCTGGAAGATTTACTATTATCCCCAAGCTTTTATCGTGCATCTGAAGGGCGGCAGCGCACGGCGAAGACCGCCTAAGATCATTTATGAATTTCACCGCGCCATGATTGTCTTTCACCGTAAGCATTACAGCAAACAGTATTCTTTTCTGGTAAATGGGGCCGTATACGTAGGGGTAGGCGTTAAGCTTGCCGCAGTCCTTGTACGCAATGCTCTGACGTTGGGACGGCGGAAGCAAGTGCCTGTGCCGAGCCTCTCTGCTGCGGGCGAAGCCGGAGCGCGTTCCGAATCGAATGCCGAGGTGAGATTATGA
- a CDS encoding chorismate mutase, translating to MKSCGSIEEVRANIDRLDRQIVALLCERHLYVNKAAAFKKDADAVKAPQRVEQLIAKIRTTAAEHGGDPDIMEQIYRGIVSAFIEHELRLHREMTNEKGTQSVPD from the coding sequence ATGAAATCTTGCGGAAGCATCGAAGAGGTAAGGGCTAATATTGATAGGCTGGACCGGCAGATTGTGGCGCTGCTGTGCGAAAGACATTTATACGTGAATAAAGCGGCTGCATTCAAAAAGGATGCCGACGCCGTCAAAGCTCCTCAGCGTGTGGAGCAGTTAATAGCAAAAATACGGACAACAGCTGCGGAGCATGGCGGCGATCCGGATATAATGGAACAAATCTATCGCGGCATTGTATCGGCTTTTATAGAACATGAACTGCGGCTTCATCGCGAAATGACGAATGAAAAGGGCACCCAATCCGTACCCGATTAA
- a CDS encoding glycosyltransferase family 2 protein, translating into MANKTISVHIVTYNSEADIMDCLKAVQYQDYPVDRIIVVDNASSDGTVRNVEKWYEGAGGDDKLGAKGEESEYGCPLLLNSSNTGFAPAHNQAIAASDADYVLVLNPDVTLAPDYVSRLVARMEAEPGIGSATGKLLFKADPGTVDSTGLRMNKARRAFDRGAGEPAENWMESGEVFGVSGAAAMYSRRMIEEISVDGEFFDADFFAYKEDVDVAWRARLLGWKAYYVADAIGYHERGWKASGRSGKPLFIRRISYINRYKMIVKNEPLRTVLRTILWSLPYEIAAHGYMLLKEPKVLKAWRSFFAQWGSLRKKRKWVQDRAKRKKGRVR; encoded by the coding sequence ATGGCGAACAAAACGATAAGTGTACATATCGTAACGTATAACAGCGAGGCGGATATAATGGACTGCCTGAAGGCTGTACAGTATCAGGATTATCCGGTTGACCGGATTATTGTGGTCGATAACGCTTCTTCGGATGGAACGGTGCGGAATGTTGAGAAATGGTACGAGGGTGCAGGAGGAGACGACAAGCTGGGAGCAAAAGGAGAGGAATCCGAATACGGCTGCCCGCTCCTCCTGAATTCTTCCAACACCGGCTTCGCCCCCGCCCACAACCAGGCGATTGCCGCGAGTGATGCCGATTATGTGCTGGTGCTGAACCCCGACGTTACACTGGCACCGGATTATGTGTCCAGGCTGGTTGCCCGGATGGAAGCCGAGCCCGGAATCGGCAGCGCCACCGGAAAGCTGCTGTTCAAGGCGGACCCGGGGACGGTGGACAGTACGGGGCTGCGGATGAATAAGGCCCGCAGGGCTTTTGACCGGGGAGCAGGGGAGCCGGCGGAGAACTGGATGGAGTCGGGGGAGGTGTTCGGCGTATCGGGGGCGGCGGCGATGTATTCGCGTCGGATGATTGAGGAGATCAGCGTGGACGGCGAGTTTTTTGACGCGGATTTTTTTGCCTATAAGGAAGATGTCGATGTGGCGTGGCGGGCGCGGCTGCTGGGCTGGAAGGCGTATTACGTCGCGGATGCGATCGGATACCATGAACGGGGCTGGAAAGCATCGGGCCGCAGCGGGAAGCCGCTGTTTATCCGGAGAATTTCTTATATTAACCGGTATAAGATGATTGTTAAAAATGAGCCGCTCCGGACTGTGCTGAGAACTATTCTATGGTCTCTCCCATACGAAATTGCCGCCCATGGATATATGCTGCTGAAGGAGCCGAAGGTGCTAAAGGCGTGGAGAAGTTTTTTTGCGCAATGGGGTTCGCTGAGAAAGAAAAGAAAATGGGTTCAGGACAGGGCGAAGCGTAAGAAAGGAAGAGTGCGATGA
- the rfbD gene encoding dTDP-4-dehydrorhamnose reductase, producing MSTKVLVTGAAGQLGRDVVLLLESRGYEVLACDRQEMDITDLDQCDKVIGEFGPEVVIHCAAHTAVDAAETDVDAAYLINAVGTRNVALASEKAGAKLVYISTDYVFDGQGSQPYHEYDNTDPKSIYGKSKRAGEILVQTLSSKYFIVRTSWVYGKYGNNFVKTMLKFGQEKPVLQVVDDQKGSPTYTVDLANFLLELIGTEKYGIYHASNTEVCTWYEFTQAIFAEAEEILGLKFTAKLEPCTTEQFPRPAPRPRNSVMEHLSIRTNGLQDLRSWREGLKSFLLELKV from the coding sequence ATGTCGACGAAGGTTCTGGTGACGGGGGCGGCGGGACAACTCGGCCGTGATGTGGTGCTGCTGCTGGAAAGCCGGGGGTATGAGGTGCTGGCCTGCGACCGGCAGGAGATGGATATTACCGATCTTGACCAGTGTGACAAGGTTATTGGAGAATTTGGCCCTGAGGTAGTCATTCACTGCGCCGCTCATACGGCGGTGGACGCCGCAGAGACGGATGTTGACGCTGCATACTTGATCAATGCTGTGGGAACGCGCAATGTTGCGCTCGCATCGGAGAAAGCCGGCGCCAAGCTGGTCTATATCAGTACGGATTATGTGTTCGACGGACAAGGAAGTCAGCCGTATCATGAATACGACAACACCGATCCCAAGAGCATCTACGGCAAGTCCAAACGAGCCGGGGAAATCCTGGTGCAGACCTTGTCGTCCAAGTATTTTATCGTGCGCACTTCGTGGGTGTATGGAAAATACGGGAATAATTTTGTCAAAACGATGCTGAAATTTGGCCAGGAAAAACCGGTGCTGCAAGTCGTGGATGACCAGAAGGGCTCACCAACGTATACGGTGGATTTGGCAAATTTCCTGCTGGAATTGATCGGCACTGAAAAGTATGGAATTTACCACGCCTCCAATACTGAAGTTTGTACGTGGTATGAGTTTACCCAGGCGATTTTTGCCGAGGCGGAGGAAATCTTGGGACTCAAGTTTACCGCTAAGCTGGAGCCATGTACGACTGAACAGTTTCCACGGCCCGCTCCGCGTCCGCGAAATTCTGTGATGGAGCATTTGTCGATCCGGACGAACGGTCTGCAGGATTTGCGGTCGTGGCGGGAAGGTCTTAAAAGTTTCCTGCTAGAGCTAAAAGTATAA
- the rfbB gene encoding dTDP-glucose 4,6-dehydratase has product MKLLITGGAGFIGSNFVMYMLQQHPDYQIVNVDALTYAGNLENLKSVENHPNYTFVKADITDVQAMDSLIGQGVDVVVNFAAESHVDRSILEPDVFVKTNVLGTQVLLDAAKKHKVTKFVQVSTDEVYGTLGATGLFTEETPLTPNSPYSASKAGGDLLVRAYHETFGLPVNITRCSNNYGPYQFPEKLIPLMISRALADGALPVYGDGLNIRDWLYVEDHCSAIDLVIHKGVLGEVYNIGGNNERTNVHIVKTILQELGKPESLITYVQDRPGHDRRYGIDPTKIMNELGWKPKHTFETGIKETIQWYLNNKEWWTRIQSGEYQKYAEKQYGSRLGDAL; this is encoded by the coding sequence ATGAAACTCCTCATCACCGGCGGAGCCGGTTTTATTGGCAGCAACTTTGTTATGTACATGCTTCAGCAGCATCCCGATTACCAAATCGTCAATGTGGATGCTCTTACGTATGCAGGTAATCTGGAAAATTTGAAATCGGTTGAGAATCATCCGAACTATACGTTTGTTAAAGCGGACATTACGGATGTTCAGGCGATGGACTCTTTGATCGGCCAGGGCGTGGATGTGGTCGTGAATTTTGCGGCGGAGTCGCATGTGGACCGGAGTATTTTGGAGCCGGATGTGTTTGTGAAGACGAATGTGCTAGGGACTCAGGTGCTGCTGGATGCGGCGAAAAAACATAAAGTCACCAAGTTTGTACAGGTATCCACCGATGAGGTGTACGGTACGCTTGGGGCGACCGGTCTGTTTACGGAAGAGACGCCGCTGACGCCGAACAGTCCTTATTCTGCCAGCAAGGCGGGGGGGGATTTGCTGGTGCGCGCTTATCATGAAACGTTCGGTCTGCCGGTTAATATTACGCGCTGCTCGAACAACTATGGCCCTTACCAGTTCCCGGAAAAGCTCATTCCGCTGATGATCTCTCGCGCTTTGGCTGACGGGGCGCTGCCGGTGTACGGCGACGGCTTGAACATTCGCGATTGGCTCTATGTGGAGGATCATTGCAGCGCGATTGATCTGGTCATTCATAAGGGTGTACTGGGTGAAGTGTACAACATTGGCGGTAATAATGAGCGGACGAATGTGCATATCGTCAAGACGATTTTGCAGGAGTTGGGTAAGCCGGAATCTCTGATTACGTATGTGCAGGACCGTCCGGGGCATGACCGGCGCTACGGCATAGACCCAACGAAGATTATGAACGAGCTGGGCTGGAAGCCGAAGCATACGTTTGAAACGGGAATCAAGGAAACGATCCAATGGTACTTGAACAATAAAGAATGGTGGACTCGCATCCAGTCCGGAGAATACCAGAAGTATGCCGAAAAGCAATACGGCAGCCGTTTGGGGGATGCCCTGTAA